One Thermococcus sp. MV5 genomic region harbors:
- a CDS encoding ATP-dependent DNA helicase: MEVSELKSLGVDERIIRLIQERGIEMLYPPQADALRTGVLKGRNLVLAIPTASGKTLVAEIVMVNKILHEKSKAIYLVPLKALAEEKYKEFKFWEKLGIKIAMTTGDYDSTESWLGKYDIIIATSEKFDSLLRHKSPWIKDIRLVVADEIHLLGSYDRGATLEMILSHLMDKAQILGLSATVGNAEEVAEWLNAELVVSEWRPVNLKRGVFYHGQLFWEDGNIEKFPSQWDSLVLDAIKKGKQALIFVNTRRSAEREALLLGGKISRFLTKPEERRLRQLTNELENTPTNEKLKESLAKGVAFHHAGLGRTERSIIEDMFREGLIKAITATPTLSAGLNLPAFRVIIRDTKRYSNFGWTDIPVLEIQQMMGRAGRPKYDREGQAIIVAKTEKPENIMKRYIMGKPEKLFSMLSNEASFRSQILALITNFGVGNFKELINFLERTFYYHQRKNLEALEGKAKSIVYFLLENEFIDIDLNDHFMPLPFGIRTSQLYLDPLTAKKFKDAFEMLEKNPNPLGVFQLLASTPDMTSLRVRRKEQEDLLDYAYEMEEYLYQSIPYWEDYKFEKFLGEVKTAKLLLDWINEVNEAKILETYEIDTGDLYRVLELVDWLMYSLIELYKIFNPKSDVIEFLKKLHIRVKHGVREELLELITLPMVGRKRARALYNAGFKGIEDIVKAKPSELLRVEGIGIGVLEKIYQHFGVELPKVREKKKAKKGTLDAFFK; the protein is encoded by the coding sequence ATGGAGGTTAGTGAACTTAAATCACTTGGAGTAGACGAGAGGATAATAAGGCTAATTCAGGAGAGAGGCATAGAAATGCTTTATCCACCTCAAGCGGATGCCCTAAGAACTGGAGTACTTAAGGGAAGAAATTTAGTTTTAGCGATTCCAACTGCCTCTGGAAAAACCCTCGTTGCAGAAATTGTCATGGTCAATAAAATCCTTCACGAAAAGAGTAAGGCTATTTATCTTGTTCCTTTAAAGGCTCTTGCTGAGGAAAAATACAAAGAATTTAAATTCTGGGAAAAATTGGGAATCAAAATTGCCATGACTACTGGAGATTATGACAGTACCGAAAGCTGGCTTGGGAAATATGATATCATCATAGCCACTTCTGAGAAATTTGACTCCCTCTTACGACATAAATCTCCATGGATAAAGGATATTAGGCTCGTAGTGGCCGATGAAATCCATCTTCTTGGTTCCTATGATAGAGGAGCAACTCTCGAAATGATTCTCTCTCATCTAATGGATAAAGCTCAAATCCTTGGTTTAAGTGCTACTGTTGGGAATGCAGAAGAAGTCGCTGAGTGGTTAAATGCAGAATTAGTTGTGAGTGAGTGGAGACCAGTTAATTTAAAAAGAGGTGTTTTTTATCATGGTCAGCTTTTCTGGGAGGATGGAAACATAGAAAAGTTTCCAAGTCAGTGGGACTCTCTCGTTCTTGATGCCATAAAGAAAGGCAAGCAGGCATTAATTTTTGTTAACACCAGAAGAAGTGCTGAAAGGGAGGCCCTTCTTTTGGGTGGAAAAATATCAAGATTTTTAACAAAGCCAGAAGAAAGAAGGCTAAGGCAATTGACAAATGAACTTGAAAATACTCCAACGAATGAGAAGCTTAAAGAATCCTTGGCAAAGGGTGTTGCATTCCACCATGCGGGTTTGGGAAGGACAGAACGTTCGATCATAGAGGATATGTTTAGAGAAGGGCTTATTAAAGCAATAACAGCAACTCCAACATTAAGTGCTGGACTTAATCTTCCTGCTTTCCGTGTTATTATCCGAGATACCAAGCGTTATTCAAATTTTGGGTGGACTGATATCCCCGTTCTTGAGATCCAACAGATGATGGGAAGAGCGGGAAGACCAAAATATGACAGAGAAGGCCAGGCAATTATAGTGGCAAAAACAGAAAAGCCAGAAAACATCATGAAAAGATATATTATGGGCAAGCCAGAAAAACTCTTTTCAATGCTCTCAAACGAAGCATCTTTCAGAAGCCAAATTCTAGCACTGATAACCAATTTCGGAGTTGGAAACTTTAAAGAATTAATTAACTTTCTCGAAAGAACTTTCTATTATCATCAGCGAAAGAATCTAGAAGCGCTTGAGGGTAAGGCGAAAAGTATAGTATACTTCCTCCTTGAAAATGAGTTCATAGATATTGACCTAAATGACCACTTCATGCCACTCCCATTTGGCATTAGGACTTCTCAGTTGTATCTCGATCCATTGACGGCCAAGAAATTCAAAGATGCGTTTGAAATGCTTGAGAAAAATCCAAACCCATTAGGGGTTTTTCAACTTTTAGCTTCAACTCCTGACATGACTTCTTTAAGAGTAAGGCGAAAAGAACAAGAAGACCTCCTGGATTATGCTTATGAAATGGAAGAATACTTATACCAAAGTATCCCCTACTGGGAGGATTACAAATTCGAAAAGTTTTTGGGGGAGGTAAAAACTGCAAAACTCCTCCTTGACTGGATTAATGAAGTAAATGAAGCGAAAATTCTTGAAACCTACGAAATAGACACGGGTGATCTTTATAGAGTATTGGAACTTGTAGACTGGTTAATGTATTCTTTGATAGAACTATACAAGATTTTCAATCCCAAGTCTGATGTTATTGAGTTTTTGAAAAAGCTCCATATACGAGTTAAACATGGGGTTAGGGAAGAGCTTCTTGAGCTTATTACCCTGCCAATGGTGGGAAGAAAGAGAGCTAGAGCTCTCTACAATGCTGGCTTCAAAGGAATAGAAGATATTGTAAAAGCAAAACCAAGTGAACTCCTCAGGGTAGAGGGTATTGGTATCGGGGTTTTAGAGAAGATTTATCAGCACTTTGGGGTTGAATTACCAAAGGTTCGAGAGAAGAAAAAGGCCAAGAAGGGAACTCTAGATGCATTTTTCAAATGA
- a CDS encoding ABC transporter permease, with the protein MAELKKFLIRRILTFIPTIIGVTLIVFLIAYVIPADPAKAWAGGEKASPEAVERIKERYHLNDPWYEQYIFLVKGIATNTLIDPRTSNPVLDDIRDRFPVTFQLAIIAFIFTLIIGIPLGLISALKRNSIIDTIVRIFALIGVSTPVFWLGYLLIFVFFVKFRITNLAGVPPTPATQITHIPIIDALLTGDFMLFKQHLARFWLPGFVLGFMGTGVLARFVRNSFLEAISGDYIGFLKAKGVPKLRIYRHALKNALVPIVTVLGLQFGGLLGGTPITETVFALPGMGSYAIQSIQNLDFPVIVAITFIYALIYVTANLVVDILYAVIDPRVRY; encoded by the coding sequence ATGGCTGAACTCAAGAAATTCTTGATAAGAAGAATTCTCACATTTATTCCCACAATAATTGGTGTCACTTTAATAGTCTTTTTAATAGCTTATGTAATTCCTGCCGACCCTGCTAAGGCATGGGCTGGTGGAGAAAAGGCATCTCCAGAAGCTGTTGAAAGAATTAAAGAACGATACCACCTAAACGATCCTTGGTACGAACAGTATATATTTCTAGTAAAGGGTATAGCTACAAATACCTTAATCGACCCAAGAACTTCGAATCCCGTGCTTGATGATATAAGGGATAGATTTCCGGTAACTTTTCAATTGGCTATAATAGCCTTTATATTTACGCTCATTATTGGAATTCCGTTGGGATTAATCTCTGCTCTTAAGAGAAATAGTATTATAGATACGATAGTTAGAATCTTTGCCCTAATTGGTGTTTCAACTCCTGTTTTTTGGCTGGGATATCTTCTGATTTTTGTGTTCTTTGTGAAATTTAGAATAACAAACTTGGCTGGAGTTCCTCCAACCCCGGCCACCCAAATAACACATATTCCTATAATAGATGCCCTCTTAACGGGAGATTTTATGTTGTTTAAACAACACTTGGCTAGATTCTGGCTCCCGGGGTTTGTCCTTGGATTTATGGGAACTGGAGTATTAGCAAGATTTGTGAGAAACTCCTTCCTAGAGGCGATAAGTGGGGATTACATTGGGTTCCTAAAGGCAAAGGGTGTTCCAAAACTTAGAATCTATAGACATGCCCTGAAAAACGCTTTAGTTCCTATAGTCACAGTTCTAGGTCTGCAGTTTGGAGGCCTACTTGGGGGAACACCAATAACAGAAACTGTTTTCGCTCTTCCTGGTATGGGAAGCTATGCAATACAATCGATCCAGAACTTAGATTTCCCTGTCATTGTTGCAATAACTTTCATTTATGCGTTGATATACGTCACCGCTAATTTAGTTGTAGACATCCTCTATGCAGTAATAGACCCAAGAGTTAGGTATTAA
- a CDS encoding DNA polymerase domain-containing protein, whose product MILSTDYITKDGKPIVRIFKKENGEFKIELDPHFRPYIYALLRDDSAIEEIMEIKGERHGKTVRIVDAIKVKKKFLRRPVEVWKLIFEHPQDVPAMRGKIRSHPAVVDIYEYDIPFAKRYLIDKGLIPMEGEEDLKLLAFDIETFYHEGDEFGKGEIIMISYADDNEAGVITWKRINLPYVHVVSNEREMIKRFVQIIKEKDPDVIITYNGDNFDLPYLIKRAEKLGVRLLLGRDKEHPEPKMQRMGDSFAVEIKGRIHFDLFPVVRRTVNLPTYTLEAVYETVLGKQKTKLGAEEIAAIWETEEGMKKLAQYSMEDAKATYELGREFFPMEAELAKVIGQSVWDVSRSSTGNLVEWYMLRVAYERNELAPNKPSDEEYKRRLRTTYLGGYVKEPEKGLWGNIVYLDFRSLYPSIIVTHNVSPDTLEREGCQNYEVAPIVGYRFCKDFPGFIPSILENLIETRQEVKKRMKSTTDPVEKKMLDYRQRALKILANSYYGYQGYPKARWYSKECAESVTAWGRYYIEMSIREIEEKFGFKVLYADSVTGDTEVIIRENGQVKFVKIEDLFKKVDYVIGEKEYSLLKGVEALTLNEDGKLVWKRVPYVMRHKTHKNIFRVWITNEWYLDVTEDHSLIGYLTTSHKKTIKKIGERFTEVKPLEIGKKVHSLITINGSFIQRGKATELGKRFWELIGLLVGDGNWGGNSHWARYYVGLACGNDKEEIIRKVLEPLKQANIISNYYDKSKKGDLSILSKRLVHFLTRHFKDKHGNKRIPGFMVRLPQEYVEAFLRGIFTADGTVILRHSVPEVRLTNVDEKLLKDIKKLLWIVGISNSIFRESSPNRYLGRETGTYSKHLRIRDKKKFAKRVGFILERKQQKLLQNLKDPLRRRNYEGLEFDLVPVKNVEKIKYEGYVYDIEVEDTHRFFANGILVHNTDGFYATLPGEKPENIKKKAKEFLDYINSKLPGLLELEYEGFYLRGFFVTKKRYAVIDEDGRITTRGLEVVRRDWSEIAKETQAKVLEAILREGSVEKAVEIVKSVVEKIAKYKVPLEKLVIHEQITRELKDYKAIGPHVAIAKRLAAKGIKVKPGTIISYIVLKGGGKISDRVVLLTEYDPRKHRYDPDYYIDNQVLPAVLRILEAFGYKKDDLKYQRSKQTGLEAWLRR is encoded by the coding sequence ATGATACTCAGCACCGATTACATAACAAAGGATGGTAAGCCAATAGTTAGAATTTTTAAAAAAGAAAATGGAGAGTTTAAGATAGAACTAGATCCTCACTTTCGCCCTTATATTTATGCTCTTCTCCGTGATGATTCTGCAATTGAAGAGATCATGGAAATAAAAGGGGAGAGACATGGAAAAACCGTGAGAATAGTGGATGCAATAAAAGTTAAGAAAAAGTTTTTAAGAAGGCCTGTAGAAGTCTGGAAACTTATATTTGAACATCCACAAGATGTTCCGGCCATGAGAGGCAAGATACGCAGTCACCCAGCTGTTGTGGATATTTATGAGTATGATATACCATTTGCAAAGCGATATCTGATAGACAAAGGTTTAATCCCAATGGAAGGAGAGGAAGATCTCAAACTCCTAGCCTTCGACATAGAAACCTTTTATCATGAGGGGGATGAATTCGGCAAAGGAGAAATAATCATGATCAGCTATGCAGATGATAATGAAGCAGGAGTCATTACTTGGAAAAGAATTAATCTACCATATGTTCACGTAGTTTCTAATGAAAGAGAGATGATAAAGCGTTTTGTACAAATAATTAAAGAAAAAGATCCAGATGTAATAATAACTTATAACGGAGATAATTTTGACCTGCCATATCTAATAAAGAGGGCAGAAAAACTTGGAGTTCGCTTGCTTTTGGGTAGAGACAAAGAGCATCCTGAACCTAAAATGCAACGAATGGGAGATAGTTTTGCAGTGGAAATTAAAGGTAGGATACATTTTGACCTTTTCCCAGTTGTAAGAAGGACAGTAAATCTTCCCACTTATACCCTTGAAGCAGTATACGAAACGGTATTAGGAAAACAGAAAACTAAACTTGGAGCAGAAGAAATAGCCGCTATATGGGAAACAGAAGAGGGCATGAAAAAGCTTGCCCAATACTCAATGGAAGATGCAAAAGCAACTTATGAGCTAGGACGGGAATTTTTCCCTATGGAAGCGGAGTTGGCAAAGGTTATTGGTCAAAGTGTTTGGGATGTCTCAAGATCAAGCACTGGAAATCTCGTAGAATGGTATATGCTAAGAGTAGCCTATGAAAGAAATGAATTAGCTCCAAATAAACCAAGTGACGAAGAATACAAAAGACGTTTAAGAACCACGTATCTTGGGGGATACGTTAAGGAACCTGAGAAGGGTTTATGGGGAAATATCGTTTATTTAGACTTTAGAAGCTTATACCCCTCAATAATAGTGACTCACAACGTCTCTCCTGATACATTAGAGAGAGAAGGATGTCAAAATTATGAAGTTGCCCCAATAGTAGGGTATAGATTCTGCAAAGATTTCCCTGGGTTTATTCCATCAATATTGGAGAACCTAATAGAAACAAGGCAAGAGGTTAAAAAGAGGATGAAATCCACGACTGATCCAGTTGAGAAAAAAATGCTTGACTACCGACAGAGAGCTTTGAAAATCCTGGCAAACAGTTATTATGGTTATCAGGGATATCCAAAAGCGAGATGGTATTCAAAAGAGTGTGCAGAGAGTGTTACGGCCTGGGGAAGATACTACATAGAGATGAGCATAAGAGAAATAGAGGAAAAATTTGGCTTTAAAGTACTTTACGCAGACAGCGTTACGGGAGACACAGAAGTCATAATAAGAGAAAATGGACAAGTAAAGTTTGTGAAAATTGAAGATCTTTTCAAAAAAGTGGACTATGTTATAGGAGAAAAAGAGTACTCCTTGCTTAAGGGAGTGGAAGCTCTCACACTCAATGAAGATGGAAAACTGGTTTGGAAGCGTGTCCCTTATGTTATGAGACACAAAACCCACAAGAACATTTTTAGAGTTTGGATAACTAATGAGTGGTACCTTGATGTGACTGAAGATCACTCTCTAATAGGATACTTAACAACTTCGCACAAGAAAACTATCAAGAAAATTGGAGAGCGCTTTACTGAAGTAAAACCATTGGAAATTGGAAAAAAAGTACATTCTTTGATAACAATAAACGGCTCGTTTATTCAAAGAGGGAAAGCAACGGAATTGGGAAAAAGATTTTGGGAACTTATTGGGCTTTTAGTAGGGGATGGAAACTGGGGAGGTAATTCTCACTGGGCAAGATATTATGTTGGCTTAGCTTGTGGGAATGATAAAGAAGAAATAATCAGAAAAGTACTCGAGCCCTTAAAACAGGCAAACATCATCTCAAACTATTATGACAAATCTAAGAAGGGAGACCTTTCCATATTATCTAAGCGTTTAGTCCATTTCTTGACGAGGCATTTTAAGGATAAACACGGAAATAAAAGGATTCCGGGATTCATGGTTAGGCTCCCGCAAGAGTACGTTGAAGCATTTTTGAGAGGTATATTCACTGCAGATGGGACAGTTATCTTAAGACATAGTGTTCCGGAAGTTAGATTAACCAATGTTGATGAGAAACTTCTTAAGGACATTAAGAAACTGCTTTGGATTGTTGGTATTTCAAATTCCATCTTCCGAGAAAGCTCTCCTAATAGATATCTAGGTAGAGAAACAGGAACATACTCTAAGCATTTACGGATTAGAGATAAGAAAAAATTCGCTAAGAGAGTAGGCTTTATACTTGAACGGAAACAACAAAAACTTCTACAGAACTTAAAAGATCCTCTAAGAAGGAGAAACTATGAAGGACTTGAGTTTGATTTGGTTCCCGTGAAAAATGTAGAAAAGATCAAATACGAAGGCTACGTTTATGACATTGAAGTTGAGGATACTCACAGATTTTTTGCAAACGGAATATTAGTCCACAATACGGATGGATTTTATGCCACATTACCAGGTGAAAAGCCTGAAAACATTAAAAAGAAAGCCAAAGAATTTTTGGATTATATAAACTCAAAGCTTCCAGGTTTACTTGAACTTGAGTATGAGGGTTTCTATTTAAGAGGATTCTTTGTGACAAAGAAACGCTACGCAGTGATTGATGAGGACGGCAGAATAACTACAAGGGGTCTTGAAGTTGTGAGGAGAGATTGGAGTGAAATAGCCAAGGAAACTCAAGCCAAGGTATTGGAAGCAATACTCAGGGAAGGAAGTGTCGAAAAAGCGGTAGAAATAGTAAAAAGCGTTGTAGAGAAAATAGCCAAATATAAAGTACCTCTTGAAAAGCTTGTCATTCACGAACAAATTACAAGAGAATTAAAAGACTATAAGGCAATTGGTCCGCATGTGGCAATAGCAAAAAGGCTTGCAGCAAAGGGCATAAAAGTGAAACCCGGTACAATAATAAGCTACATTGTTCTTAAGGGGGGAGGAAAGATAAGCGATAGAGTAGTCTTGCTTACAGAATACGACCCAAGAAAGCACAGATATGACCCTGACTACTATATAGATAACCAAGTCCTTCCGGCAGTTTTAAGAATACTTGAAGCGTTTGGCTATAAAAAAGATGATCTAAAATACCAAAGATCAAAGCAAACTGGCCTAGAAGCGTGGCTTAGAAGATGA
- a CDS encoding dephospho-CoA kinase: MIICVVGMPGSGKGQIVRIFGKYGVPHVSMGDIVREEADKRGMPRTPEGMNSVSIQLRQELGDNAVAKLTVPRVKELLKTNKAVIIDGVRSLDEIQTFKDAFPEEEIIIIAVHSSPKRRFERLNRRGRSDDPRTWSEFEARDWKELKFGIGNVIALADYLIVNENHITDFRREIERLAENLRIKKRSSSSKPRF; encoded by the coding sequence ATGATAATCTGTGTAGTAGGAATGCCGGGATCTGGAAAAGGTCAAATAGTAAGAATTTTTGGAAAATACGGTGTGCCTCACGTTTCTATGGGAGATATTGTAAGAGAGGAAGCCGATAAAAGAGGGATGCCCAGAACACCAGAAGGTATGAATAGTGTGAGCATACAGTTAAGACAAGAACTTGGAGACAATGCAGTGGCAAAACTCACAGTACCACGAGTAAAAGAGCTTTTGAAAACTAACAAGGCTGTTATAATTGATGGAGTACGATCTTTAGATGAAATCCAAACGTTTAAAGATGCATTTCCTGAAGAGGAAATTATCATAATAGCAGTCCATTCTTCTCCAAAACGGAGATTTGAACGACTTAACAGAAGAGGACGAAGTGATGATCCAAGAACATGGAGTGAATTTGAGGCGAGGGATTGGAAAGAACTTAAATTTGGCATTGGAAATGTTATCGCTCTAGCGGATTACCTAATTGTGAATGAAAACCATATAACAGACTTTCGTAGGGAAATAGAAAGGCTTGCAGAAAACCTTAGGATAAAAAAGAGGTCTTCATCTTCTAAGCCACGCTTCTAG
- a CDS encoding ABC transporter permease: MQEEYKKNIFDKIADKLVYGLGSFINMFKKDWKKKNKSKMEEWRLMLYALNRSPPALIGVFLVVMFILLGIFGPRLATWRYNYFPSLYTMNFTQVILAPPGSEAHLEFADTTITYPLGADHFGRDLLSLILSGARTSFVVSIIVISLGVPIGIILGLLAGYKGGKVDELLMRITDMFLAFPALILAIALSAVLPDRIQGFIESYAFLQKFVLWLFALDVREAGNLGRLLSVILAMIIVWWPVYARITRGSTLTEKEKLYIEAARAIGLSSWTIMFKHILPNIVGPILVYITLDFGSVVLMEAGLSFLGLGATPPIADWGRIVYDGAQYFPKAWWLVFYPGLIVMFVALGWNLLGDGLRDILDPKTRRSIEFKVKRRKKEGEENA; encoded by the coding sequence ATGCAGGAGGAATATAAAAAGAACATATTTGACAAAATTGCTGATAAACTAGTTTATGGCCTTGGTTCGTTCATAAACATGTTCAAAAAAGACTGGAAAAAGAAAAACAAATCAAAAATGGAAGAATGGAGGTTAATGCTTTATGCTCTTAACAGATCACCACCCGCTTTAATAGGAGTTTTCTTGGTTGTAATGTTCATTCTTTTAGGCATTTTTGGACCAAGACTTGCAACATGGAGGTATAATTACTTCCCCTCATTATATACCATGAATTTTACTCAAGTGATCCTTGCTCCACCAGGAAGTGAAGCCCATTTAGAATTTGCAGATACAACAATAACTTATCCACTAGGGGCTGATCACTTTGGAAGAGACTTACTGAGCTTAATTTTAAGTGGGGCAAGAACATCTTTCGTTGTCTCAATAATAGTCATCTCTCTTGGAGTGCCTATCGGTATAATCTTGGGTCTCTTGGCAGGATACAAAGGAGGCAAAGTTGACGAGCTCTTAATGCGTATAACTGATATGTTTTTAGCATTTCCAGCTCTAATTCTAGCAATTGCACTATCTGCAGTACTCCCTGATAGAATTCAAGGCTTTATCGAAAGTTATGCATTCCTTCAAAAGTTTGTCTTATGGTTATTTGCATTGGATGTAAGAGAAGCCGGTAATTTGGGGAGATTACTTTCAGTAATTCTAGCAATGATAATAGTCTGGTGGCCAGTTTATGCTAGAATTACAAGAGGATCAACGCTAACAGAAAAAGAAAAACTGTACATAGAAGCTGCTAGAGCTATTGGTCTCAGTTCGTGGACTATAATGTTTAAGCACATCTTACCAAACATAGTGGGCCCAATATTAGTGTACATAACTTTGGATTTTGGTAGCGTGGTTCTGATGGAAGCAGGATTGAGCTTCTTAGGGCTGGGAGCAACACCCCCAATTGCAGATTGGGGAAGAATAGTATATGATGGTGCCCAGTACTTCCCAAAGGCCTGGTGGTTAGTCTTCTACCCCGGTCTAATAGTAATGTTTGTAGCACTAGGATGGAACTTGCTTGGAGATGGACTTAGAGACATTTTAGATCCAAAGACAAGAAGGAGCATAGAGTTCAAGGTTAAAAGGAGGAAAAAGGAGGGAGAGGAAAATGCCTGA
- a CDS encoding ABC transporter ATP-binding protein → MPEPILQVRDLTVHFYTYAGIVKAIEKVSFDVYKGETFALVGETGCGKSVTSRALTQLIESPGRIVGGKVVYYSEKGPVDLLQLNEEEIREIRGNEIAYIFQDPHASLDPLYNVGYQIAEGMEVHGRIKNIKEGIRRAVDILRSVLIPDPEKRVHNYPHELSGGMKQRVVIGTGIANNPKVLIADEPTTALDVTVQAQILDLINELKSKYHATVILITHNLGVVAETADRVAVMYAGKIVEIGNVKQIFNNPLHPYTKGLLNAVPNPMTKIERLEAIPGTVPNLITPPGGCRFHPRCPFATEICKQKIPELVEIEDGHFVACHLY, encoded by the coding sequence ATGCCTGAGCCCATACTCCAAGTTAGAGACCTAACCGTTCACTTTTATACATATGCAGGAATAGTAAAAGCCATTGAAAAAGTCTCCTTTGACGTTTACAAAGGTGAAACTTTTGCCTTAGTAGGAGAAACAGGATGTGGAAAAAGCGTAACTTCAAGAGCTTTAACTCAACTTATAGAAAGTCCCGGAAGAATAGTAGGTGGGAAGGTAGTCTATTATTCGGAGAAAGGTCCTGTTGATTTGTTGCAATTAAACGAAGAAGAAATTAGGGAGATCAGAGGAAACGAGATAGCGTACATATTTCAGGATCCCCACGCTTCTCTTGATCCATTATATAATGTGGGCTATCAAATAGCAGAGGGTATGGAAGTTCATGGAAGAATAAAAAATATAAAAGAGGGTATTAGAAGGGCTGTTGATATATTAAGATCTGTTTTAATCCCCGATCCAGAGAAGAGAGTTCACAACTACCCACATGAACTCAGTGGTGGTATGAAACAGAGAGTTGTCATCGGAACTGGAATTGCGAATAATCCAAAGGTACTCATAGCTGACGAACCTACAACTGCACTCGATGTAACGGTTCAGGCTCAAATTTTGGATTTGATAAATGAGCTTAAATCGAAATACCATGCAACTGTTATCCTAATTACCCATAATTTAGGTGTCGTTGCAGAAACTGCTGATAGAGTAGCAGTCATGTACGCAGGAAAAATTGTGGAAATAGGAAATGTGAAACAGATATTTAACAATCCGCTGCATCCATATACAAAAGGCCTTCTAAATGCTGTTCCAAATCCAATGACAAAAATTGAGCGTTTAGAAGCAATTCCTGGAACAGTACCAAACTTAATAACTCCTCCTGGTGGATGTAGATTCCATCCAAGATGTCCGTTTGCCACGGAGATTTGTAAGCAGAAAATACCCGAATTAGTGGAAATAGAAGATGGGCACTTTGTTGCATGTCATCTTTACTGA
- a CDS encoding ABC transporter ATP-binding protein yields MEKVLEVKHLKKYFPVKGLFFTKGYVKAVDDISFEIYKGETFGLVGESGCGKTTTGRTILRLIEPTSGEIIFKGKNVTELKGEELKQFRKDAQIMFQDPYSSLNPRQTVFEIIMEPVRFHGIHVDDPEEFVVKLLESVGLNETHLYRYPHEFSGGQRQRIALARLLALKPEFIVLDEPTSALDVSVQANILNMLKDLQYDFGFTYLFISHDLGVVKYMSHRMGVMYLGKLVEVGPAERIFENPLHPYTQFLLSAIPVPDPELAEELKAKRQKISGEPPSPINPPSGCRFHPRCPYAKSICKTDEPPLVEVEKDHYVACWLYSKA; encoded by the coding sequence ATGGAGAAAGTACTCGAAGTTAAACATTTGAAGAAATACTTCCCAGTTAAAGGATTATTCTTCACAAAGGGCTATGTAAAAGCAGTAGATGATATAAGTTTCGAAATTTACAAGGGTGAAACCTTTGGACTAGTGGGAGAAAGTGGGTGTGGAAAAACAACAACCGGAAGGACAATACTGAGGCTTATAGAGCCTACTAGTGGAGAAATAATATTCAAAGGAAAAAACGTTACAGAACTTAAAGGCGAAGAGCTCAAACAGTTCCGTAAAGACGCCCAGATAATGTTCCAAGACCCATACTCCTCCCTTAACCCAAGACAAACTGTTTTTGAAATTATAATGGAACCTGTAAGATTTCATGGAATTCATGTAGATGATCCAGAGGAGTTTGTAGTTAAGCTTTTAGAAAGTGTTGGATTGAACGAAACGCACTTGTATCGTTATCCTCATGAATTTAGTGGTGGTCAAAGACAGAGAATAGCACTAGCTCGACTATTGGCATTAAAACCAGAATTTATCGTGTTAGACGAACCCACCTCAGCACTTGATGTTTCAGTACAAGCAAACATCCTAAACATGCTGAAGGACCTTCAATACGACTTTGGATTTACATATCTTTTTATTTCTCATGACCTTGGAGTTGTTAAGTACATGAGTCACAGAATGGGCGTGATGTATCTAGGAAAACTTGTAGAAGTTGGCCCTGCAGAGAGAATCTTCGAGAATCCGTTACATCCATATACCCAATTCCTGCTCTCAGCAATACCAGTTCCCGATCCAGAGCTCGCTGAAGAGTTAAAGGCCAAAAGACAGAAGATTAGTGGAGAACCCCCAAGTCCAATAAATCCGCCAAGTGGATGTAGATTTCATCCAAGATGTCCCTACGCAAAAAGTATATGTAAAACAGACGAGCCTCCATTAGTAGAAGTAGAGAAAGACCACTATGTGGCCTGTTGGTTGTATTCAAAAGCATGA